One part of the Paracoccus sp. MBLB3053 genome encodes these proteins:
- a CDS encoding alpha-hydroxy acid oxidase: MPVITCIDDLKAIYRRRVPKMFYDYAESGSYTESTFRENCSDFGRVKLRQKVAVDMSGRTTESTMIGQKVTMPVGLAPVGLTGMQSADGEIKAAQAAKKFGVPFTLSTMSICSIEDVAEATQHPFWFQLYVMRDQEFLEGIIERAKRANCSALVLTLDLQILGQRHKDLKNGLSAPPKMTLPVMLDLATKWRWGIEMLQTKRRSFGNIVGHAKGVGDTSSLMSWTAEQFDPQLDWGKIARIRDMWGGKLILKGINDPEDARIAADFGADAIVVSNHGGRQLDGAASSIRMLPEIVSAVGDQIEIHLDSGIRSGQDVLKALALGAHATYIGRAFIYGLGAMGEAGVTKALEVIRKELDISMALCGERDVKKLGRHNLLVPKDFLEPYL; encoded by the coding sequence CGGCAGCTATACCGAGAGCACCTTCCGCGAGAACTGCAGCGATTTCGGGCGGGTCAAATTGCGCCAGAAGGTTGCGGTGGACATGTCAGGTCGCACCACTGAAAGCACCATGATCGGCCAGAAGGTCACGATGCCCGTCGGGCTTGCACCGGTCGGTCTGACCGGGATGCAATCGGCCGATGGCGAGATCAAGGCGGCACAGGCTGCCAAGAAGTTCGGCGTCCCCTTCACGCTATCAACAATGTCGATCTGTTCGATCGAAGACGTGGCCGAGGCGACGCAGCACCCGTTCTGGTTCCAGCTTTACGTGATGCGCGATCAGGAATTCCTGGAAGGTATCATCGAACGGGCCAAGCGCGCGAATTGTTCGGCCCTCGTGCTGACGCTGGATCTTCAGATCCTGGGCCAGCGCCACAAGGACCTGAAGAACGGGCTTTCGGCGCCGCCGAAGATGACCCTGCCGGTCATGCTGGACCTCGCGACGAAATGGCGCTGGGGTATCGAGATGCTGCAGACCAAGCGGCGTTCTTTCGGCAATATCGTGGGTCACGCCAAGGGTGTCGGAGACACCTCTTCGCTGATGAGCTGGACCGCCGAGCAGTTCGACCCACAGCTTGACTGGGGCAAGATCGCCCGCATTCGCGACATGTGGGGTGGCAAGCTGATCCTGAAAGGCATCAACGACCCGGAGGACGCCCGTATCGCCGCCGACTTCGGGGCCGACGCGATCGTGGTCAGCAATCACGGGGGCCGCCAGCTTGACGGCGCAGCCAGTTCGATCCGTATGCTGCCCGAGATCGTCAGCGCGGTCGGTGACCAGATCGAGATCCATCTCGACAGCGGTATCCGCTCGGGGCAGGACGTGCTCAAGGCACTCGCGCTTGGCGCCCATGCGACCTATATCGGGCGCGCCTTCATCTATGGGCTTGGCGCGATGGGAGAAGCCGGCGTCACCAAGGCACTGGAAGTTATCCGCAAGGAACTCGACATCTCGATGGCGCTTTGCGGCGAACGCGACGTGAAGAAGCTCGGTCGCCACAATCTTCTTGTGCCCAAGGACTTCCTTGAACCCTATCTTTGA